CACATCCTCCTGGCTGAAATCCAATTCCAGTTCAATGAGAGCAGAGAACCTGATCAACTGTTCCCGCAATGCCTGCAGCTCACGGGAAAAACCTCCCCGCATTTGCTGTATAGCCGTCTGATGAGATGCAGCTGTATTACTGGCAATCAGGTCTGCCACAGACTCCGCCTGTGTAAGATCCAGTTTGCCATTGAGAAATGCCCTTTGCGTAAATTCCCCCGGCTTAGCCATTCGAGCCCCAGATGCTACACACGCCTCAACAATCTGCGCCTGTATATAAGGTGAGCCATGGCACGAAATCTCCACTACCTCTTCCCCCGTATAGGAGCGGGGAGCGTGATACAAACTAACCACCACCTCATCAATAACCTTCCCTTCAAAGTGCAATCCCCCAAAATGCAGGGTATGCCCGGGCTGCGCAGCTAAATCCTTAGAAGGAAATAGCTTATCCGTAATAGCGATAGCAGCAGTCCCGCTCAAACGGATCACTGCAATAGCCCCAATCCCTGGCGCAGTCGCAATCGCAACTATCGTATCATCATGACCTCCTAACTTTCCAATCATGCATCGAAATTAAATAAAATTCCCCACCGGCATATATTCGACCAGCACGATAACCAATAACTACCAACCCTAAAGACAAAAACTACATTGCTTAAGCCACACCAGCCTCACTCCCTTTCAGTAAACAAAGTAACTCGGTCTGTGTTTCCTCAAATAAAACCTAACCACATTCCCTACCAACAGCACCCTAATGGAGCTACAGACTCTTAATCAGTAGTTTTGGCAATCTCAACTCTCCACAGCACCAGAGCCCCCCTAAACAAAAAATCCTCTACCAGCAGAGCTGCCTGGTAAAGAATATCTCTGCTACTATGGCTGTAATCAAACCTCCCCGTACCAAACCAAACATCCAGTGCCCCCAAACAAAAAGAACTCCCCACCGGTTGCCTAACGTAAAACCAAATAACCACCACGGTCAGCCCCCCCAAAAAAAATTCCCCGCCAGCTAACTGGCAGGGAATATATTTCTACTAGCGTGAGACTAATAATTACTGATCTTGCAAAGTGAACCTGATCGGCAGGTTGAACTGCACAGATACCTGGCGTCCGTTCTGCTTACCTGGTTTCCACTTCGGCATTTTCTTCACCACGCGGATGGCTTCTTCTTCAAGACCACCACCTTTGGGTGCACCTACGGTTTTCACATCCTTGATCTGACCTTCTGAGTCAACCACAAAGGATACGAAAATGGTACCGAAGATACCGTTCTCTGTTGCCAGATGCGGATAACGGATGTTATTGCTCAGGTACTTGTTGAGCGCATCGTCACCACCAGGGAAGGTTGGAGGTTGCTCCACAAATGTGAAGATCTCTTCCTTCGGCGGCGGAGGTGGTGCTTCTACCACACCGGTACCTTTACTGTCATTGATCAATCCTGGGTCGATACCGTTCGGGTCACCTTCTACTGTTTTAGTAGATACGGCTTTATCCTTGATCTCGTCCAGTTTAACCAATTCTTCTTCCGCTTTTACTTCTTCATCTTTCTTGATCACCGGCGGCGTGAATTGCACTGATGGCTTCACTGGCGGCGGTGGAGCAGGTGGCGGTGGAGGGGGAGGTGGCGTTTTCGGATCGTCCGGTAACTTCACGTCCTCCAATTTAATATCTTCAACTACAGGCTTCAGGTTTTTATCGCCGTCCTTAGCACTCAGGTTAATATAAACCAGGTAAGAACCAACGATCAATAATGCCAGAGCAGCTGTACCTAAGATGGAATTCCGCACGCGCTTGTCGTACTTCTTGCGAAGCTCATAAGCACCGTAGTTCTTGTTCCTGTCTTCGAACAGGATGTCAAGAAAATCGGCCTTAAGGATTTTAGCTGAATCCATGATACATGTTTATTGATGGATGCAAAAAATTAGTTTTTCCATAAATCTACTGGATCCCGTTAGAGGTTTCAGTAGACTTGATCCATTGCTTGTCCTGGTCGCTGATATCCACCGTTGCATAACGTTGGATACGGTTGATAGCCATTTCATCCAATAAATCTACAAAGTTCTTATATGTAGAGCCATCATCTGCTTTGATAATGACAACCACATCTTCAGGTTCTCCTTTATAGTTACGTAATCTTGCCACTTCATCGCGTTTTTTGATGATCACATCACGGATGCCACTGGTATTTGAAAACGTAGTTGCTTTAAAGAAGTCCGGGTTGCTGGAGGCATTGGGGTCTTGCGCCAATCCCTCGTAGTAGTAAACCTGGTCTTTCTTACCTAAGAGGATCGTGAGGGCAGTGCTCTCTTTCACTTTGTTCTGCTCTTCCTCCTTCTCCGTTTCCTTAGGCATGATCAGATCCATGGTCTTGGGCTTAGACATCGTAGTCGTCAACATGAAGAAAGTGATCAGGAGAAACCCCAGATCCACCATCGGAGTCATGTCAACACGAGTCGAAAGTTTCTTCGATTTCGTCCCTTTGTCATGTTTCCCACCACCCTTACTACTGGTATCCATTTCGGCCATGGTAGCAAATTTTTAGTGTTTTGAATATTTTTTACTACTGCTTGTCCTGTTCCTGTTGCTCAAATATGGCAGCAGCAGAACCAGCCGGTTTAGCCTCAAGGTTGGTTACCAGATTCAGTTTCTGGATCTTCTTCTCTTTGAAGGTATCCAGGATCTTCTTGATAACCGGATAAGGCGTATCATTATCTGCCTTTATACAGTATTTCAGTTTGTTGGCATTACCTACAGTGGCAACCTGCGCTGAACGTGCATAATCGATCCAGATAGCGAGTTCATTATTGGTAGAATCCATGGGAATACCTGTTTCCACTTTTGAATTCTTCCTTTCGTCAGCCGTCATATCCAGTACCTTTTTCAGGTTCTTGAAGTCTGTACCAACGCTTGAACCTACCATGAAGTTCCGGATTTCTTTATCCTCCAGGCCCAACTTGAAATTTGTATTCAGGTCTTCTATAAGCTGCTTTCTTTTAGGCTGGCCGTCCATACTGAAAAACACTCTGCCATCCTTGTCCACTGTTAAAAGTATCACATCGGAATCCGGCAGTAATTGTGTGTTGATAGAAGACGGAGTAACCACAGCCACCGGTTCGTCCGGTTTGAACTTGGTCGCCAGCATGAAGAAAGTCAGCAACAGGAAGGCCACATCACACATCGCAGTCATGTCGATGAGTGTGCTTTTCCTGGGCATTTTTATCTTTGGCATCTTTACTCCTTTTTTTGGTTCACTTAATTAGATTCAATCCTGCGCTAATTCCACAATATAATTTACGAATTATTTGTGGTTAGCAGCGAATGATTGTGTCAAAGTAAAGCCAGATTCGTCAATAGCGTAAGTGATGCTATCGATATTGGTAGTAAAGTAGTTGTACATGATGATCGCTACAGCGGAAGTACCGATACCTAAAGCCGTGTTAATCAATGCTTCAGAGATACCAAGTGCCAGCTGTGCAGAATCCGGAGCACCAGTGTTGGACATAGAGGCGAACGCCTTGATCATCCCCAATACCGTACCGAACAGACCCAACAGGGTAGCTACAGAAGCGATAGTTGACAGGAACACCAGGTTTTTCTCCATCATTGGCAGTTCCAATGCGGTAGTTTCCTCAATTTCATTCTTAATGGTCAGGATCTTTTGATCAGTATCCAGCTCGGTATTGCTGATCATTTCCTTGTACTTCTTCAGACCAGCTTTCAGAACGTTACCAACTGAACCTTTTTGTTTGTCGCACTCAGCCAGAGCCGCGTCAACATTCTTGTTAGCCAGGTGGTATTGTACTTTACGTACCAGCTCAGAACCACTGAATTTGCCTTTAGCTTTCGCCAGGTACAGGAAACGCTCAATTACGAAAGTCAGACAGATCAACAAGGTAGAGATCAGGATAGGCACAATAACACCACCTTTGTGTACAGTACCAAACCATTTGCCGATACCTGCTTCAACTGGGTGATTGTCCGGATTACCGCCTTGAAAGTTTGCGCTGTTTCCTAACACGAAAATGTAGAAGATGTACCCAATTGCGATACAAATAGGTACAGCGAGAATAGCGAATAAGTTAGACGACTTGGTCGCTTGATGAGAAGTTTTGGCAGCAGCTGCAGTCACAGTTGTTTTAGTCTCAGCCATGTTGATTGAATTTTAGTGTTAAAGATTAAACTGTTTGTTTGTTAGTAATTAAGATTTAGATCATTATTTTCAAAAACATCACAATAAGCGGCTAATAATCAGTGATTCACAAAGTTATAAGCCTTACTCAAAAAAACAAGTGCCACTCAAAAATTTAACTATCTACACAAAAGCCCTATCCGTAGAGCCTTTCCAATCTACACATTTTTTGAGCAAACACTTTAAATAAACAAAAAAGATAATGTTGTTCTTACTGTCCTACCCCCCTTTGCCGCTTAAAAACGGAATCGATTGATATTTTTCAAAGTTGGACGCACAATTTAAGAAAAAATTCAAATGTTCCAACAGAAATTTTAAAACTTCACTTTTCCGCTATCAGCTTCATTAACAGCACGGTCTCCCCCGGCAATTTACCCCTTTTTCTTTCCGTTCTTACTGCTTTTCTCTCTTTTATGGATTTTGTTCTTTTATATAGACGGTTATCCTTTTCTTTGCCCCCATCTATAATCTGTTCAAATCAAAAAAAACCAACATCTCAAATGCATTTACAACCCAGAATGACCGCTGTCCTGGCAGGTATGATGTGCGCAACCTGTTTGCTCACAACCGCCCCGGCAGAGGCGCAGCGTAAGAAAAAAGAGAGCACTCCCGTACCTGCTGCCACTCCCGCAAAAGACACTACAGCCCGCCCGCCCATGATGGGACCCGGCGGACCTAAACCAGGACCTAAAAAGTTCTCCGAAGTGATCACGCCAAAGGCCAAAGCTGATTCCGGCATGTTCAATGTCTATAAACTGGACGACAAGTTCTTCGTAGAAATACCTGACAGACTGCTCGGCAGAGACATCCTGGTAGTGAACCGCATTTCCAAATCAGCCGCAGACACACGTGTAGGCATGATGGGCTTCGGCGGAGACCAGATCAATGAAAATGTGATCCGCTTCGAAAAAGGCCCCAACAACCGCATCTTCCTTAAAAATATCTCTTTCTCTGAAAGATCTAAGGATTCCACCCAGCCGATGTTCAATTCTGTGATGAATTCCAACATCCAGCCCATTGCCGCTTCTTTTGACATCAAAGCATTTTCCAAAGACAACAACGGCTCTGTACTTGATTTCACAGATTACATCAATAGCGATAACGACATCCTCTATTTTGATGGTAGCCTGAAATCCGCGCTGAAACTGGGTATGCCGCAGTCTGATAAATCCTACATCCAGGATGTACGCTCCTATCCTGAGAACCTGGAGATCAAAACGGTTAAAACCTATTCCAAAAGTGGCGGCCCCGCAGGTCCTGGCATGCCTCCTTCCCCAGGTGGCAACGCAACCCTGGAACTGAACAGTTCCCTGGTAATGTTACCTGCTGTTCCCATGCAGCCCCGTTATTTTGATCCCCGTGTTGGTTTCTTCGCTACCAGCCTTACTGACTTTGATGCAGATCCACAAGGTGTAAAAAGACTCTCTA
This DNA window, taken from Chitinophaga niabensis, encodes the following:
- a CDS encoding energy transducer TonB yields the protein MDSAKILKADFLDILFEDRNKNYGAYELRKKYDKRVRNSILGTAALALLIVGSYLVYINLSAKDGDKNLKPVVEDIKLEDVKLPDDPKTPPPPPPPPAPPPPVKPSVQFTPPVIKKDEEVKAEEELVKLDEIKDKAVSTKTVEGDPNGIDPGLINDSKGTGVVEAPPPPPKEEIFTFVEQPPTFPGGDDALNKYLSNNIRYPHLATENGIFGTIFVSFVVDSEGQIKDVKTVGAPKGGGLEEEAIRVVKKMPKWKPGKQNGRQVSVQFNLPIRFTLQDQ
- a CDS encoding ExbD/TolR family protein, which produces MAEMDTSSKGGGKHDKGTKSKKLSTRVDMTPMVDLGFLLITFFMLTTTMSKPKTMDLIMPKETEKEEEQNKVKESTALTILLGKKDQVYYYEGLAQDPNASSNPDFFKATTFSNTSGIRDVIIKKRDEVARLRNYKGEPEDVVVIIKADDGSTYKNFVDLLDEMAINRIQRYATVDISDQDKQWIKSTETSNGIQ
- a CDS encoding ExbD/TolR family protein: MPKIKMPRKSTLIDMTAMCDVAFLLLTFFMLATKFKPDEPVAVVTPSSINTQLLPDSDVILLTVDKDGRVFFSMDGQPKRKQLIEDLNTNFKLGLEDKEIRNFMVGSSVGTDFKNLKKVLDMTADERKNSKVETGIPMDSTNNELAIWIDYARSAQVATVGNANKLKYCIKADNDTPYPVIKKILDTFKEKKIQKLNLVTNLEAKPAGSAAAIFEQQEQDKQ
- a CDS encoding MotA/TolQ/ExbB proton channel family protein; protein product: MAETKTTVTAAAAKTSHQATKSSNLFAILAVPICIAIGYIFYIFVLGNSANFQGGNPDNHPVEAGIGKWFGTVHKGGVIVPILISTLLICLTFVIERFLYLAKAKGKFSGSELVRKVQYHLANKNVDAALAECDKQKGSVGNVLKAGLKKYKEMISNTELDTDQKILTIKNEIEETTALELPMMEKNLVFLSTIASVATLLGLFGTVLGMIKAFASMSNTGAPDSAQLALGISEALINTALGIGTSAVAIIMYNYFTTNIDSITYAIDESGFTLTQSFAANHK